From the Vibrio natriegens NBRC 15636 = ATCC 14048 = DSM 759 genome, the window CGATGCGGTATTTACTGACCTTAATATCGTGGCCGTTAAAGTCGGCATGCTGGCCGATGCCAACATCATCAAAGTGGTGGCTAACAAAATTAAACAATACCAACCGAAACATCTGGTCATTGACCCGGTAATGGTCGCCACCAGCGGTGATTTATTGCTGGAGCACTCTGCGATAAGCACGTTAAAAGAAGAACTCATCCCTCTCGCAGACATCATCACCCCAAATCTTCCTGAGGGCGCAGCGTTAACCGGAAAAGCAGCACCGCAATCCGAAGCTGAAATGAATGAGATGATTGCGGATCTCCGTGAACTCGGCGCAAAAGCAGTCTTGTTGAAAGGCGGTCACTTGGAGAAAGGTGAAAACAGTAGCGACCTACTGATCATGCAAGACTCTTCAGAACTCATTAGCGCGAAACGCTTCCCAACCAAGAATACGCACGGTACGGGATGTACGCTTTCTTCTGCTATTGCGTCTTACCTTGGACAAGGCAATAACCTACACAAAGCCGTGCATTTAGGTAAACAGTACATCTCTCAAGCTATCGCCCATGCCGATGAGCTGGAAGTCGGTAAAGGTCACGGTCCGGTCCACCACTTCTTCGCAGGCCACACGTATGTTCGCTAACGCGATTGGTATTCAGTTTAGTCACGCTAGTCTGCAATACAACGACAGCCAGGCACCCACTCTGGCAGGAGTGAACATGACCATTCCTGCAGGTCAGTGGACGGTTTTACTGGGGCGAAGCGGCTGCGGTAAAACCACCATTTTGCGCTATCTCGCCGGCTTACTTGATGAACAGGTGAAATGGCAAGGTGAACTGACGACCACTGACGGAATAGCTTTGCACGAGCGTATCGCTTACATGGCTCAACAGGATTTGTTACTGCCGTGGCTCAACGTGCTGGACAACGTTTGTTTGAGTTCTCGCTTTTCTCACGCTAACTCAAATTCAACCGATGAGAAACAGCGAGCGATTCAATTGCTCGAACAAGTTGGATTAGCTGACTACGCCTACGCTAAGCCAACGCAACTTTCCGGAGGTATGCGCCAGCGTGTTGCCCTTGCTCGTACACTGATGCAGGACAAACCTCTGGTCTTAATGGACGAGCCTTTCTCTGCACTCGATGCCGTTACTCGTCATAAGCTGCAAACCTTATCGGCCACGCTGCTCAAAGGAAAAACAGCCGTGCTGATTACTCACGATCCGCAAGAAGCCGTTCGTCTTGCCAATCAGTTGTATGTACTGCAAGGCACACCTGCACAAGCTAAACATCTGCTGGTGCCAGATACGATGCCTCCTCGCGTGCTTGATGGCGAATGTGCCTCCTTGCAACAAGCGATCTTGGATCAGCTGGAGAAAGATTATGAGTGATATGACTCAATACAACTCCGTCTCAGAACGTATCAGCAAAAAAGAACGAGTCACCCATCCAGCTCTGCGCTTGGTGATCAGCACTGCGGTCATTTTAGGCCTGTGGCAACTGATTGTCGTGGCGTTCAATATGCCCAGCTTCATTTTGCCTGCGCCTGTTGATGTGCTGAATAGATTGATCTCCCGCTATGACGTGTTGCTCGCACACACCTGGGTCACCGCACAGGAAATCCTACTTGGTCTTGGACTCGGCTTGTCGATGGGTTTGCTGTTTGCGCTGCAAATGTTGCTGTTCGAACCACTAAAACGCTGGCTGCTACCGATTCTGATTGCTAGCCAGGCGATTCCGGTATTTGCCATTGCACCCGTTCTGATGCTTTGGCTTGGCTACGGCATCGCTTCAAAAGTCGTGATGGCAGCGATCATCATCTTTTTCCCTGTTACGACGTGTTGTTACGACGGTTTACGCAAT encodes:
- the thiD gene encoding bifunctional hydroxymethylpyrimidine kinase/phosphomethylpyrimidine kinase, which translates into the protein MTQQSQPNSHKTPSATTPIVLTIAGSDSGGGAGIQADIKAMSATGSFACSVITAITSQNTQGVSAIFPIPLEHVESQLDAVFTDLNIVAVKVGMLADANIIKVVANKIKQYQPKHLVIDPVMVATSGDLLLEHSAISTLKEELIPLADIITPNLPEGAALTGKAAPQSEAEMNEMIADLRELGAKAVLLKGGHLEKGENSSDLLIMQDSSELISAKRFPTKNTHGTGCTLSSAIASYLGQGNNLHKAVHLGKQYISQAIAHADELEVGKGHGPVHHFFAGHTYVR
- a CDS encoding ABC transporter ATP-binding protein encodes the protein MFANAIGIQFSHASLQYNDSQAPTLAGVNMTIPAGQWTVLLGRSGCGKTTILRYLAGLLDEQVKWQGELTTTDGIALHERIAYMAQQDLLLPWLNVLDNVCLSSRFSHANSNSTDEKQRAIQLLEQVGLADYAYAKPTQLSGGMRQRVALARTLMQDKPLVLMDEPFSALDAVTRHKLQTLSATLLKGKTAVLITHDPQEAVRLANQLYVLQGTPAQAKHLLVPDTMPPRVLDGECASLQQAILDQLEKDYE